A stretch of the Capsicum annuum cultivar UCD-10X-F1 chromosome 10, UCD10Xv1.1, whole genome shotgun sequence genome encodes the following:
- the LOC124887805 gene encoding uncharacterized protein LOC124887805, which yields MADKQEANRLASLARAQMNVQNDGQQVRHSNPKDDNLGDEDFLNPGRQDHWQVQYDLNDDDDVGMDEEGAMGEIIPPPLSPGDKFNITSLIMEPKGKIPKPTKKVKKGSVPQRLFDKKFNYKEEEPLLRKQRKNKNLKNPSPPPPIEVKESKQSDTKATPPLDSIASEHMASEQPESEHLKSREPELEHVEYSIIDESKGEIPLLDITGEPMNKNKKKGEKKGKGKRERPDSDEKRKTETRQRKKDKKEETKKVIIKSLNYNKKWEEVLRAKDVGVSTSRPLTTARIDMSEWREDLNGDKAAEDAVAGSGTHDPRA from the exons ATGGCAGACAAACAGGAGGCCAATAGGTTAGCatccttagctagagctcagatGAATGTGCAGAATGACGGTCAACAAGTACGACATTCAAATCCTAAGGATGATAACTTGGGAGATGAGGATTTTCTAAACCCTG GAAGGCAAGATCATTGGCaggtccagtatgacctcaatgatgatgatgatgttggaATGGATGAAGAAGGTGCAATGGGtgaaattattcctccaccattatCTCCTGGGgataaattcaacattacga GTCTTATAATGGAACCCAAAGGAAAAATCCCCAAACctacaaagaaagtgaaaaagGGGAGTGTACCTCAGAGACTCTTTGATAAGAAATTTAATTATAAGGAGGAGGAGCCACTACTCAGgaaacaaaggaaaaataaaaacctaaaaaaccCTTCCCCACCTCCACCAATTGAGGTCAAGGAGAGTAAACAAAGTGATACTAAAGCAACACCACCACTAGACAGTATAGCTTCTGAGCATATGGCTTCTGAGCAGCCTGAGTCTGAGCATTTAAAGTCTAGGGAGCCTGAGTTAGAGCATGTTGAAT ACTCAATTATTGATGAATCTAAGGGTGAAATTCCATTGCTTGATATCACAGGGGAAccaatgaataaaaataagaagaagggCGAGAAAAAAGGTAAGGGTAAGAGAGAAAGGCCTGATAGTgacgaaaaaagaaaaacagagaCGAGACAGAGAAAGAAGGATAAAAAAGAGGAGACAAAAAAGGTGATAATTAAGTCCCTCAATTACAATAAGAAATGGGAAGAAGTCCTAAGAGCGAAAGACGTAGGTGTTTCAACTAGTAGGCCCCTAACAACTGCTAGGATAGATATGTCAGAATGGAGGGAGGATCTCAATGGAGATAAAGCAGCTGAGGATGCAGTAGCAGGATCAGGGACCCATGATccccgtgcttga